A region of Rhodospirillales bacterium DNA encodes the following proteins:
- a CDS encoding VOC family protein, with the protein MVAPSKFAHVVYNTHRYEEMIDWYLKVFEARIQHRDDRLAFLTYDDEHHRFAFLNLGPMPPGGLPARIGNEVGVNHLAYTWNGLGELVGTYKRLKAMGVTPFRPIRHGLTLSMYYRDPDHNGLEFQIDLMDAALANDFMAGEAFAANPVGEPFDPDALAARYESGRPVDDLIFRSDQPESAAATPIAAMDATTKARFGASPSGRA; encoded by the coding sequence ATGGTGGCGCCCAGCAAATTCGCCCACGTCGTCTACAACACGCACCGCTACGAGGAGATGATCGACTGGTACCTCAAGGTGTTCGAGGCGCGGATCCAGCACCGCGACGACCGGCTGGCGTTCCTGACCTACGACGACGAGCACCACCGCTTCGCCTTCCTCAATCTCGGCCCGATGCCCCCGGGCGGGCTGCCGGCGCGGATCGGCAACGAGGTCGGCGTCAACCACCTCGCCTACACCTGGAACGGGCTCGGCGAGCTGGTGGGGACCTACAAGCGCCTGAAGGCGATGGGCGTGACGCCGTTCCGGCCGATCCGACACGGGCTGACGCTGTCGATGTACTACCGCGATCCCGACCACAACGGCCTGGAGTTCCAGATCGACCTGATGGACGCCGCGCTGGCCAACGACTTCATGGCCGGCGAGGCGTTCGCGGCCAATCCCGTGGGCGAGCCGTTCGATCCCGACGCGCTGGCGGCGCGCTACGAGTCCGGCCGGCCGGTCGACGATCTGATCTTCCGGTCGGACCAGCCGGAGAGCGCGGCGGCGACGCCGATCGCCGCCATGGACGCCACCACCAAGGCCCGGTTCGGCGCCAGCCCGAGCGGTCGCGCCTGA